ACCGTATTTAAATGGAGAAAGAACACCGCATAGAGATCCAAATGCGAGAGGAGTGTTTTTTGGGATATCTTCGCTTAACAATGAGAATGATATCTTGAGAGCAACAATGGAAGGAATAACTTTTGGATTAAGAGATTCTTATGAGTTAATAAAAGGAAAAACAATAATTAAAGATATGAGAATAGTAGGTGGAGGAGCAAAAAATAAGACGTGGGCAAAAATAGTTGCCACGAACTTTAAAATGCCGGTAAAATTACCTGAAATAGATGAAGGTGGTGCATATGGAGCAGCAATGTTAGCAGCATTAGGAGAAGGGGAAAAAGTTGAAGATGTTTTAAAATGGATAAAATTTAAAGAAATTATTGAACCAAATTATAAAGAAACAGAAATATATGACAATTATTATGAGATTTATAAAAAAATATATATCTCTCTCAAAGAAGATTTTGCTATACTCTCTAAAGTTCAAAACTCATAACAAAAAAGCGGCTTTAGCCGCTTTTTTGTTAGTTAATACTTAAGACAACATGGCTCTTAACATCCACGAGTTCTTTTCGTATTCCTTTAAATAACCGATTAACATATCTGCCGTACCCTCATCGCCTTTTTCTTGAGCTAATTTTATAATTTTTCTTGTTTCATTTATTAAAGTAGTAAAGTCTTCTAATACTACCTCAAGTGTCTCTGATCCATCATAAGCTCTGCTTTCTATTTCTTTTAAATCTGAGTTTTCAGAGTATTCGCTGAGTTTTACCAAAGGTCTGTAGCCTAAGCTAAGTATTCTTTCAGCAACTTCATCTATTTGTTCAGAAGTTGCATCATAGAATTCTTCGAGTTTCTCATGTATTTTAAAGAAATTTTGGCCTTCAACATTCCAATGTAAATTATGAAGCTTTGCATAAAGTATTTGTAAATTAGAAAGATAAACGTTCAAAGCTTTTGAAATTTCTTCTCTTGCATTTTCATTTAAACCTATATTCAAATTAATATTTCTACTTTTTTCCATCATAATCACTCCTTTTCTGTTTTTATATATTAATTATTATTTTCAATATTATAATAACATATTTATGTAAAATTATAACTGTTATTTATAAAAAATATTAACAATTAAGTGTCTTATACTTTAAGAAAAACTTTTAGTTACTTTTAACTCCGATTATTTTTGTGGTAAAATTAAATAGCTAATATATATAGTCTTATTTGAAAATAAATAAGTATTATATGTTCGCTTTAGAAATAAAGATTTTTGAAAGATAAGTTTTTGGATTCATTACGGTAGTAATGATTCATAAGGAAGGGGAAAAAATGAAGATACTATTTATGAACAAGTTAAATTCATATTGGAAGGATAAAATTATCGAAACAAAAAAGATATTTCCACAAGTGGAATTTATTGATTGGGAAAATGTAAAAGATTTAAACGATATTATTGATAAAGTCGATGCTTTAGTATATGGAGATAATCTCACTGAAAGTCTATTAGAAAAGGCGAAAAATTTAAAGGTTATATTTGTTCCTTATGCTGGTGTAAATCAATTGCCATTAGAAAGGCTAAAAGAAAAAAATATTCTTGTTTCAAACAGTCATGGAAATGCCCGCATTGTTGCTGAAAGAGCGTTGGTTCTTGCTTTATCTCTTTTGGGAAAAATTGTTGAATATCATAAAGATTTAGAAAGAGGGATTTGGCATGGATTCAGTGCAGGAGAATCAGTAAAAAATTCTTGGGTGTCTATACAAAATAAAACTTGTGGAATATTGGGTTTGGGTAATATTGGAAAACATTTGGCATCAATGTTAAAAGGTTTTGACTGTAAAGTTATTGGATATAAAAGGAATACAAGCGAAAAAATCGAAAATGTTGATGAAATTAGTTCGGAATTGGAATATGTTATTAAAAAAAGCGAAATTATTTTTGTGACTTTACCCTTATCTAAATACACAAAAGGTTTAATTGGGGAACGCATATTTGATATAATGGAAAATAAATATCTAATAAATGTTGGAAGGGGAGATGTAATAAACCAAAAAGCACTGTATGAAGCTTTAGTTAATAATAAAATAGCAGGTGCAGCTATAGATGTATGGTACAATTATCCAACAATAGAAAAACCAGCAACATTACCTTCAAACTATCCAATAACAGCATTAAAAAATGTTGTTTTATCTCCGCATGTCGGAGGTTATAATACAGATGCAACAAAATATAGTATTGATGAGACAATCAAAAATATTATGGCTTTCTTAGAAACTGGAAAACCTAAGGATATAGTCGATTTAGAATATGGATATTAAAATCAAATTATAGCTAAAAGTAAAGCTCCTAAGAAAAATAATATTTTTATAATATCAGAGGCTTTAGAATAGAAAGAGAGGTTATCATTTAAATTTACGAAAAGTATTCCTGTTTTTTCTTGTTTTGGTTCAAACATATTGGTTATTCTGCCGAATCTATCAATTGAACCTGTGATACCTGTATTGGATACCTGAATAAAATCCCGGCGTGTTTCTACTGCTCTAAACACTCCTTGTGTAAAATGTTGAATAAGACCTGTTTTGTTTTTAAACCAACCATCATTAGTTATCGCTATAAAAAATTCAGAACCATTTTTTGCTTGGTTGATAGAAACTTCCGGAAAATATGTTTCAAAACAAATTTGAACTCCAACATTCATATCGTTTATAGAAAAATGGTTATAACTTTCTCCGGGTGTATAATATCTTAAAAGTTTAAAAGCGTCAAAATTTCCAAAGATCGATTCATAAGGTAAAAATTCGGCAAATGGAGTTAATTTTACTTTGTCATAAACTGATATAATTTCTCCGTATTCGTTGTATAACCAGGCAGAGTTGTAAACTTTATCCTTATCTATTCGAGGATGACCTATAATTACAGGCGTATATAAATTTTGAATATCTACTTTTATTAAATTGTTAATTTCAGAGTTTGAAACATCTTCAAGAAAAGTAGATTCGGGAAATACAAGTAAATCAATGTCTTTGTTTATAAACGATTGGGTTTTTGAGGAAAAATCGTAATAATTTTGTTGGGTATTAGATGAGTATTTTATTTCTTGTGGAATATTCGTTTGGACAACTCCTATTTTTATTGAATCGTTTGTATTATTGATTGGAGGTAAATATCGTATAATAGCAAAGTTTAAAATATATATGGATGAAAAGATAATAAATATTTTAAAAGTTTTATCCCGGGATTTATCAAAGGCGATTATGGAGTTTACGAAAACTATCAAAAAAGTAAGTCCGGTACTTCCAACGAATGAACTTAACTGTAATAAACCCAAATGGTCAAATAAAGCGTACCCCAAATTTCCTCCCATAAAAGCCAAATCTCCAAATTCTCTTAATACTTCGGTACATGTGTAAGCAAAAGAATAGAATAAAACTAAAGAAAAATAATTATATTTTCTATCCTTCCTATGATAAAGTTCTGACAAAATCCATATTAACAAGTAAGGTATCATCAAAAGAATGATCATACCTACAAAACCAAAGAACCCTATAATAGGAGGATAGCTTTTTAACACTTGAGGTATATTTTTTGATAATGTCGGAAGTAACCACCAAAGAGTTGTAACAAGCATGGAGGAAGAATAAATTAAAGTATGAAATAACCTTTCGTAATGAGTTTTTGAATAAGCCATGTTTCTTAAAAAAAAGATTAAAGAAACCCAAATT
This genomic interval from Petrotoga sp. 9PWA.NaAc.5.4 contains the following:
- a CDS encoding FGGY-family carbohydrate kinase, producing the protein PYLNGERTPHRDPNARGVFFGISSLNNENDILRATMEGITFGLRDSYELIKGKTIIKDMRIVGGGAKNKTWAKIVATNFKMPVKLPEIDEGGAYGAAMLAALGEGEKVEDVLKWIKFKEIIEPNYKETEIYDNYYEIYKKIYISLKEDFAILSKVQNS
- a CDS encoding Dps family protein, whose amino-acid sequence is MEKSRNINLNIGLNENAREEISKALNVYLSNLQILYAKLHNLHWNVEGQNFFKIHEKLEEFYDATSEQIDEVAERILSLGYRPLVKLSEYSENSDLKEIESRAYDGSETLEVVLEDFTTLINETRKIIKLAQEKGDEGTADMLIGYLKEYEKNSWMLRAMLS
- a CDS encoding 2-hydroxyacid dehydrogenase, producing MKILFMNKLNSYWKDKIIETKKIFPQVEFIDWENVKDLNDIIDKVDALVYGDNLTESLLEKAKNLKVIFVPYAGVNQLPLERLKEKNILVSNSHGNARIVAERALVLALSLLGKIVEYHKDLERGIWHGFSAGESVKNSWVSIQNKTCGILGLGNIGKHLASMLKGFDCKVIGYKRNTSEKIENVDEISSELEYVIKKSEIIFVTLPLSKYTKGLIGERIFDIMENKYLINVGRGDVINQKALYEALVNNKIAGAAIDVWYNYPTIEKPATLPSNYPITALKNVVLSPHVGGYNTDATKYSIDETIKNIMAFLETGKPKDIVDLEYGY
- the lnt gene encoding apolipoprotein N-acyltransferase, with the translated sequence MSYILTLISGILTGLAMPGNLFSFLIWVSLIFFLRNMAYSKTHYERLFHTLIYSSSMLVTTLWWLLPTLSKNIPQVLKSYPPIIGFFGFVGMIILLMIPYLLIWILSELYHRKDRKYNYFSLVLFYSFAYTCTEVLREFGDLAFMGGNLGYALFDHLGLLQLSSFVGSTGLTFLIVFVNSIIAFDKSRDKTFKIFIIFSSIYILNFAIIRYLPPINNTNDSIKIGVVQTNIPQEIKYSSNTQQNYYDFSSKTQSFINKDIDLLVFPESTFLEDVSNSEINNLIKVDIQNLYTPVIIGHPRIDKDKVYNSAWLYNEYGEIISVYDKVKLTPFAEFLPYESIFGNFDAFKLLRYYTPGESYNHFSINDMNVGVQICFETYFPEVSINQAKNGSEFFIAITNDGWFKNKTGLIQHFTQGVFRAVETRRDFIQVSNTGITGSIDRFGRITNMFEPKQEKTGILFVNLNDNLSFYSKASDIIKILFFLGALLLAII